The genome window GTCGCCATCGCGAGCCAGCCGCCGATCGAGAGGCTCCGCGCGATGCGCAAATCTCCGGTGCGCGACAACACGATCACGGAGGCGAGCGGGATCTGCGCAAGCAGGAAAAGGACGCAGTCGCTTGTCGTCGGCGCGCCATGGAAGAGGAGGAACAGCGGCGCCGAGAGCAGGACGCAGGCGGCGACGACGAGCCGAGCAATGATGAACGCCCGATGACGCGCCGCTTCCACCGGTCGTCCGGCGACCCGCTCATGCAATGCGGCGTCCACGCAAGACCGGTCGTGGCTGTCGTCGGCGATGCTACTCAAAGGCGTACGCTCCCTATCGGCCATAGCGATAGCAGGGCGTCCTTAAGCAGCCGCTAAGCCGATGCGAAAGCTTCACCCGTCGCTCGGCGACGCATCGACATGGTTTGCATTTTATTGCCGTAACTCTCAGGCAAAGAATCGATGGCGCGTTTACGAAGGCTCAACCCGGCGGCGACATCACTTACAAAGAAAATCGCCTTTCCCTGATGGAGATGAGCGTTGGTTTTTCTCGTCAAATGCGCGATTTGCATTCTCCTCGTCTGCGTCGCTCTGCAATGGCGCGCCGATCGCGCGCCAGTTGCGCCGAAAAGCGCAGCGGTCCGCGCTTCAGCGCCGCAGCACGCGGCTGGCCTCGTACAGGACGCTGTCGACAAAGCCTCCGCGCTGATTCGCGCCGGCGGCGACGCGATTGCCGGCGCCGCGCGCGATAAATGTCTGGCGGCGCCGCGCGACTGCCTCTCGGCGGCGCAGCGCGTGCAGTCCGCCGCCGGTCGCGCGCAATAACGGCCAATCCACGATGGTTGAGTGTGCAATAGCCGCGCTGCTGCGCCGGTTTTGCAGAATCAGATTTTTGACACTAAACATGTTCGCGCTTGGCGCGCGATTTTGAGGCCGAACCGCCACCGAGGCCATTCCGTTTTTGCTCGCGCGACCCGTTCGCACATCGCGAGCCATCCTCTCCCTAAAGGAGGCGGCCATGTCCGAAGAAACTTCATCGCAACCCGAAGATACGGTTTCCCGCTCCGAACTGACCAATCTGCAGGAGCAGCTCAAGGCGACGCGCATGGAGCGCGACCGGCAGATTTTCGAGAAGTCCGAGATCGTCGCGAAGGCGAACGCCTACGCCAAGGAGCGCGACGATGTTCGCGACAGCCTGGCGGCCATGACCGCGGAGCGCGACCGCCTCGCCGCGGAGAACGCCGGGGCGGCGACGAAAGCGCTTGAGACCTCGCGGCAGCTGGACGCCGCCAATCGCCGCGCCGAAGAGGCTGCGGCGGAGGTCGCGCGGCTGCGCCACGCGATCGCCACCGCGCCGTCGTCCGACCCCGCCGTGGTGCTGTGGAGCTTCGTCTCGGAAAAGACCAGGGATGGCGTCGCCTGGGTAAGGGGCAAGTTCCCTGCCGACAGCCCGGCTTTGCCCTGGTTCGACAAGACGGTCTCGCTCGTGACCCAGGTCGGCTGCATGGCCGTGAAGGCGACGGACGCCTTCATCCGCTGGGCCGTGCCCAAGGCCATCGAGCTTTTCAACAAGGGCAAGGCGGAGCTCGAGGCGCGGATGGAGAAGAAATAGCCTTTAAGCAGGCTCGGGCGCGCTCCCTGGCGCGCCCTGCGTTCGAAATGGCGCTGGGCGCGGGCTGACGCGCCCTTTCATTCCTCGGCGGGCGCTGCTATCCCCCGCACATGACCGCCCATAAGATCGAAAACATCCGCAATTTCTCGATTGTCGCGCATATCGACCACGGCAAATCGACCCTGGCCGACAGGCTGATTCAGGAGACAGGGACGCTCGCCGCCCGCGATATGGTCGAGCAGGTGCTCGACTCGATGGATATCGAGCGCGAGCGCGGGATCACCATCAAGGCGCAGACGGTGCGCCTCAACTACAAGGCCAAGGACGGCAAGGATTACGTCCTCAATCTGATGGACACGCCCGGGCATGTCGATTTCGCCTATGAGGTGTCCCGCTCATTGAAGGCCTGCGAAGGCTCGCTGCTGGTCGTCGACGCCTCCCAGGGCGTCGAAGCGCAGACGCTCGCCAATGTCTATCAGGCCATCGACGCCGGCCATGAGATCGTTCCCGTCCTGAATAAGATCGATCTGCCGGCCGCCGAGCCCGATCGGATCAAGGAGCAGATCGAGGAGGTCATCGGGCTCGACGCCTCGGGCGCGGTGCTCATTTCGGCCAAGACCGGCATCGGCATTCCCGACGTGCTCGAGGCGATCGTCACGCGCCTGCCGCCGCCAAATGGCGACGAGACGGCCCCTTTGAAGGCGCTGCTCGTCGACAGCTGGTACGACGCCTATCTCGGCGTCGTCGTGCTGGTGCGAATCTTCGATGGAACCCTGAAGAAGGGCCAGAAGATCAAGATGATGGCGGCCGACGCCCATTACGAAGTGGATAAGATCGGCGTCTTTCGTCCCAAGATGCAGGATGTCGCCGCGCTCGGACCCGGCGAGGTCGGCTTCATCACCGCGCAGATCAAGCAGGTCGCCGATACGCGCGTCGGCGACACGATCACCGACGACAAGAAGCCGACCGCCGAGGCGCTGCCGGGTTTCAAGCCGGCGCAGCCCGTGGTGTTCTGCGGCCTCTTTCCGGTGGACGCCGCCGATTTCGAGGATTTGCGCGCGGCGATCGGCAAGCTGCGTCTCAATGACGCGAGCTTCTCCTATGAGATGGAGACGTCCGCCGCGCTCGGCTTCGGGTTCCGCTGCGGCTTTCTCGGGCTGCTCCATCTCGAAATCATTCAGGAGCGGCTGCAGCGGGAATTCGATCTCGATCTCATCGCGACGGCGCCGTCGGTCATCTACAAAATCACGCTGACGAATGGCGACGAGATCGAGCTGCACAATCCCGCCGACATGCCGGATGTGGTGAAGATCGAGGAGATCAAGGAGCCTTGGATCCGGGCGACGATTTTGACGCCCGACGACTATCTCGGCTCGGTGCTGAAACTCTGTCAGGACCGGCGCGGGGTGCAGGTCGATCTCAACTATGTCGGTAAGCGCGCCATGGCGGTCTATGACCTGCCGCTCAACGAGGTGGTGTTCGATTTCTATGACCGGCTGAAATCGATCTCGAAGGGCTACGCGTCTTTCGACTATCAGATCACCGATTATCGCGCCGGCGATCTCGTCAAGATGAGCATTCTCGTCAACAGCGAGCCGGTCGACGCGCTCTCCATGCTGGTGCATCGCACCCGCGCCGACGGACGCGGCCGGCAGATGTGCGAGAAACTCAAGGAGCTCATCCCGCCGCATATGTTCCAGGTGCCGATTCAGGCGGCGATCGGCGGCAAGATAATCGCCCGCGAAACGGTGCGCGCCTTCCGCAAGGACGTCACCGCGAAATGCTATGGCGGCGACGTGACCCGCAAGCGCAAGCTCCTGGAGAAGCAGAAGGAAGGCAAGAAGAAGATGCGCCAGTTCGGCCGCGTGGAGATTCCGCAGGAGGCGTTCATCGCGGCGCTGAAAATGGAGGAGTAGGGGGTTCCCCGAAGCTCCGGCGCGTCATGCCCGCGCATACGCGAGCATGACGTGTCCTGGCGCAACGTCTCGGAATGATGGCCGGGACAAGCCCGGCTATCATGACATTCTTGCACGCGTACGCAATTGCGTACATACTAAGCCATGCGCACAACCTCTTACAGCGATCTCCGCAAGAATCTCGCCGCCACGCTCGATCGCGTCACGGAAGACCATGAGCCGGTCGTCATCACCCGCGACAAAGGCAAGCCGGCTGCCGTGCTGATCTCGCTCGAAGACTTCGCCTCCTATGAAGAGACGAGCTATCTGCTGCAGAGTCCGCGCAATGCAGAGCGCTTGCGCGCCGCCATCCAGGAGCTCGACGCGGGGCGTGGAAATGAGCGCAAGCTCGTTGAATGAAGCTCGTCTTCTCCGAACAGGCTTGGGCCGATTATCTCTATTGGCAGGGCCAAGATAAAAAGACGCTCGAACGCATCAATACGCTCATCAAAGAATGCGCCCGTACGCCCTTTGAGGGCCTTGGCAAGCCGGAACCCTTACGTGGCGATTTACGCGGCTGGTGGTCGCGCCGCATCGATCGCGAGCATCGCCTCGTTTATCGCGTCGAAGACGGCGCCTTGCTGATTGCTCAGTGCCGCTACCATTACTGACGGCTCACTCCCGCGCCAGCGCGATCATCACTGCGCCAAGCAGCATCACCGCCGCGCCGAGCAATCTGCCGCTCGACTCCTCCTTCAGCACGCGTCCGCTCGCGAGCACGGTAAAGAGCGCCGACAGCCGCTTGATGGCGATGACGTAAGGGGTGAACAGCACGGTGAGCGCCCACATCTGCAGTGTGTTGCCAAAGGCCATCGCCGAACCCGCGCCGATCGCGTAGCGCAGCGCAGACAGGCTTGGCGCGGGCCGGCGCCCGGCAAGCCAGTAGAGCAGGGCGCACAGCGAAATGACGATCGTCACCGCCGCGATCCAGATCAGCGGCGTCGACGCCCTGACGCCGAGCTTGTCGATATTGGCGGTGACGCTCCAGATCACCGCGGTGCCGATCATCATCCGCGCGCCCTTGTCGCGCGCAAAGACATGGAAGTTGAAGCGGCGCCCGTTCGCCCGATCGGCGTCGAGCAGGCCGACGCCGAGCACGGTGAACAGCACGCCGAAGATCCCCATCGGCGGGGCGTGCTCGCCGGTCATGATCGGCGAGGTGAACAGCATCAGCACGGGCGTGAGCAACACGAGCGGCGCCACCAGCGACGCGTCGGACAATCTGAAGGCGCGGATGTACAGCACATAGGCGACGACGTTGAGCGCGCCCGACCAGACGAGCAGCGTCCAGAATCCGGGCCTGGTCAGCGACGCGAGAGTCTCGCGCGGCGCGACGAGAAGCCCCGGATAGAGGACGAAGCAAGCCACGATCAGCAGCAGCGCGCCGGCGACCCATTGCGCGGCGAGGATCGCGCGATCGTCCGCCGTTCGCGTCGCCGCCTTGGTGCCGAGATCGGTGACCGACTGGCAGATGGCGGTGACGAGCGAGGCGAAGAGAGCGAGAAGCGCGAGGTCCATGGCGCGCTATAGCGCATTGACGGCTAGGGTGGGAACGGGCCGCGGAGGCTCCTGTGCCATTCCCGACGCGCGAAGCGCGATCGGAAATCCAGCGCAAGACCAGCGTTCTTGGGGGTTGCTCTTGATTCCCGGTCGGACCTTCAGTCCGCCGGGAATGACGAGCCATGATTGCTCGGAGTCACGCGCCCGGCTTCGTCGCCGTCACCAGCGTGTCGACGCCGTCGCGGAATTCGACGGCGACCGGCGCGAAGCCCGCGGCGCGCAACTGCTCCAGAGCGGGCTCGAAATACATGATGTGCTGGGGCGATTCGTCGCTCAGCAGGTGCACGATCCAGTCTTCGAGCAGATCGAGTCGGTTCATCTTCGTGAAAATCTTGAACCAATCCCGCACCACGGCTTGCGTATCGGCAAGATGCGCTGCCGGATCGTCCATCGCGTAGCGGTCGCCGTTGACGAAAATTCCGCCCGGCTTCAGGACACGGAAAATCTCGCAAACCACGGACTTACGGTAGCCGTCAGGAAAGTTATGCACCGCGTAATTCGAAATGACGACATCCATGCCCGCATCGGGCAATGCGCGGAGCGCCGTCAGCGCATCGGCGTCGATAAATTTGACGCGGCCCGCCAGGGCGTAATCGGCGAGATTGGTCCGCGCCTGATCCAGCATTTCGCCGGCGCTGTCGATCGCGGTGAGCTTGAGGTCGCCCCGCGCCGAGAGCGCCGCCAGCGTGCTGATCCCGGTTCCGCAGCCGATCTCGAAGCCGTCGATAGGCCCTGCCTCGGAACGCCACTCGGCGACCCGCTCGCCGATCTTCTTGGCGAGCGTCGCGGCGTTTGGACACATCAGCCGCAGCACGTCATATTCGGCCGCAAGGGGCCCAGTGAAAGGATTCTCTTGAAGCGCGGACATGCGGCTTTTTTTTCATATCGTGGCAGCCCTCGCAAGTGCGGCTTTTCTTGCGGGCGGCTTTTCTTGCCGGGGTCGCCATGTTAGCGAAACTCCTGAATATCTTGTGAGAAAGCTATGATGCAGGCATTACGCGGCGAGCCCCAGGCGGGCGGCGCAGACGCGACGCTGAGCGACTCATTTGTCGCGCTCGGGCGCGCCGCGCGTGCAGCGGCGCGGGCGGCGGCGCTCGCCTCGACCGACGCCAAGAACAAGGCGCTGCGTGTGGCGGCCGGCGAAATTCGTCGCCAGAGCAACGCCATACTCGCCGCCAATGCGCTCGACGTCGCTGACGCCGAGGCGCGCGGAACGGCGGCGTCTTTCCTCGATCGGCTGACGCTCGATCCCGCCCGCGTCGAGGCGATCGCCCGTGGACTGGAGGAGATCGCCGATCTGCCGGACCCTGTCGGCCGCGTTCTAGCGCGTTTCGATCGCCCGAACGGCCTGAAGATCGAGCGCGTCTCGACGCCGCTCGGCGTCATCGGTGTGATTTATGAAAGCCGGCCGAATGTCACCGCCGACGCCGGCGCTCTGTGTCTGAAGGCAGGCAACGCCGCGATCCTGCGCGGCGGCTCCGAGAGTCTGCGCTCGTCGGCCGCCATTCACGCCTGCCTCGTCGCGGGGCTGAAGGCGGCCGGGCTTCCCGAAGCGGCGATCTCGCTTGTCGCGACGGCGGATCGCGCCGCTGTGGGCGCGATGCTGGCGGGCCTCGACGGCAATATCGACGTGATCGTGCCGCGCGGCGGCAAGAGTCTCGTCGCCCGCGTGCAGCATGAGGCGCGCGTCCCGGTCTTCGCGCATCTCGAAGGCATCGTGCATGTCTTCGTCCATAAGGACGCCGATCTCGACATGGCGAAGCGCGTGCTGCTCAACGCCAAGATGCGCCGCACCGGCATCTGCGGCGCGGCGGAGACGCTGCTGGTCGACAAGGCCTGCGCCGCGACCCATTTGCAGCCGCTCGTCTCCATGCTGATCGATTCAGGCTGCGAAGTGCGCGGCGACGCGGCGGCGCAAGCCGCAGACGCGCGGGTCAAGCCCGCGGCGGAAGACGACTGGCGCGCCGAATATCTCGACGCGATCATCGCGGCGCGGGTCGTCGACGGGTTAGCGGGCGCGATCGAACATATCGAGACCTATGGCTCGCATCACACTGATTGCATCATCACCCGCGACGAAGCAGCGGCGCAGCGCTTTATGAACGAAGTCGACTCGGCGATCGTGCTGCACAACGCCTCGACGCAATTCGCCGACGGCGGCGAATTCGGCTTCGGCGCCGAGATCGGCATCGCCACCGGCCGCATGCATGCGCGCGGACCCGTCGGCGTCGAGCAGCTGACCTCGTTCAAATATCGCGTCTACGGCGACGGCCAGGTGCGAGGGTGAGTGGTCTCTTGGGTGGCGCGTCGCGCGAGCCCTTGAAGCGCCGCTTCTCCCGCTTGCGGGAGAGGGAATGATCCCGCGCCTCCCGCCGCATGCGCTCGGCATGCGCATCGGCCTTTTCGGCGGCTCCTTCGATCCGCCGCATGACGGCCATGCGCTCGTTTCGCGCCTCGCGCTGACGCGGCTAAAACTCGATCGGCTGTGGTGGATCGTCTCGCCCGGCAATCCGCTGAAAGACGCGAGCGAATTGCCGTCGATCGAAGCACGGATCGCCGCGGCGAAAAAAATCCTGCATGATCCGCGCGTCGCCTTCACCGGCTTCGAGGCTGAGATCGGCGCGCGCTTCACCTGCGACACGCTCGATTATCTTCGCCTCCATTGCCCCGGCGTGCGCTTCGTCTGGATCATGGGCGCGGACAATCTGCTGCAGTTTCATCGCTGGCGACGATGGCAGGACATTGCGCGGACGACGCCCATCGCCGTCATCGACCGGCCGGGCGCGACGCTGAAAGCCGCCAACGCAAAGGCGGCGGTCTATTTCAAGAGCGCGAGGATTCCCGAGCGCGAGGCCGGTATGCTCGCCGTGACGCCCCCGCCGGCGATCGTCTACCTGCACGGGCCAAGACTCGAGCGTTCGTCGACCGAATTGCGCGCAGGAACGCGTTCCTGACGCGCTCCGGTCTCTCGAAGGCGCGATTTCGGCCGCGCCAGCTTCGCCTTCGGCGGAAGCGCTGCCGCTACTTTCGCTCGAAGAGCGGCAATATCCAGCGCTTATAGGCCCAGAAGCTCAGAGGAATGCCGACGAAGATCGCGACCCACATCAGCGCCGAATTGTCCGTGCCGTGCTCGTAAAAGCCGCCGCCTTCGGTCACGGACTGCGTATAGGGATTACGCACAAAAAGCGTGATCGCGAATGAGCCGATAAGGATCAGCGCCGTGGCGATGTAAAGGCTGCGCGGAATTACGAACTTCGGCAGCTGCGGCTGCGCCGGCGGCTCTTCGGGCCTGGGCGGCGGTGTTTCCTGCGGCTTGCCCGCGTCTTGGGGTTCTTCGGTCATGGGCTTCTCTCCCGATATTCTGCGCTTGGCCCCAATATAGGGCTGCTTTAGGTCGCCGCGCCATAGACGTCATAGGCCTCGGCGCGCTCGATTTTCGCCGTGACGATGTCGCCCGCGCGCAACGGGCGCCGCGATGCGACGAAGGCCGCGCCGTCGATCTGCGGCGCGTCGGCCTTGGTGCGGCCCTTGGCGAGCGCGCCTGAAGGGCCGCCGCCGGGCTCGTCGATGATGATTGAAAGGCGCTTGCCGACCTTGCGCTTCATCAGCCGCGCGCTGATCGCCTGCTGCTTCGCCATGAAGCGCTTCCAGCGCGTCTCCTTCACCTCGTCGGGCACGGCGGGCAGGCCAAGCGCCTCGGCCGGGGCGCCGGAGACAGGCTCATATTTGAAGGCGCCGGCGCGGTCGATCTCGGCCTCCTCCAGCCAATCGAGAAGATAGTCGAAATCCGCGTCGGTCTCGCCGGGGAAGCCGACGATGAAGGTCGACCGCAGCGCGAGGTCGGGACACGCGTCGCGCCAGGCTCGAATGCGCGCCAGGGTCTTTTCATCATTGGCGGGACGCTTCATGGCCTTCAGCACGTTCGGCGCGGCATGCTGAAAGGGAATGTCGAGATAGGGAAGGATTTTCCCCTCCGCCATCAATGGCATCACCTCGTCGACATGCGGATAGGGATAGACGTAGTGCAGGCGCACCCATAGGCCGAGATCGCCAAGCTCCCGCGCGAGATCGAGAAAGCGCGCGCGCACGCTGCGGTCGCCGAATTTGCTTTCGGCGTAGCGAATGTCGCGGCCATAGGCGCTCGTGTCCTGCGAGATGACGAGCAGCTCCTTGACGCCCGCGCGCGCCAGCTTTTCCGCTTCGCGCAGCACGTCGGCGGCCGGCCGCGAGACAAGCGGCCCGCGCAGATGCGGGATGATGCAGAAGGCGCAGCTGTTGTCGCAGCCTTCCGAGATTTTCAGATAGGCGTAATGGCGCGGCGTGAGCTTCACGCCCTGTTCGGGAAGAAGATCGACGAAGGGGTCATGCGCCGGCGCGGCGGCGCGATGCACTGCTTCGACCACGCTCTCATATTGCTGCGGGCCGGTGATCGCCAGCACTTGCGGGAAGCGCGCCGTAATGGCCTCGGGCTCCGCGCCCATGCAGCCGGTGACGATCACCTTGCCGTTTTCGTTCAGCGCGGCGCCGATCGCTTCGAGCGACTCCGCCTTGGCGCTGTCGAGAAAGCCGCAGGTGTTGACGATGACGACGTCAGCCCCGGCGTGGCTGCGCGACAGCTCGTAACCTTCCGCGCGCAGCCGCGTGACGATCCGTTCGCTATCGACGAGGGCCTTCGGACAGCCGAGCGAGACGAAGGAGACGCGCGGGGCGGCGCTGAACGGCCTCTGTTGTTCCTGCATGGCGCCCCTTGCCACGGGCGGGGCGTCTTTGCAATCGCGGGCTCAGCGTTACGCCGTCAGCGCGCCAATGAGAGCGAAGAGCGCGACGGCGGCAAAGATGATGGCGTGAACCATAAACGCAACTCCGACGGCCCCCCGAATTGGTGTAATTG of Methylocystis sp. SC2 contains these proteins:
- the lepA gene encoding translation elongation factor 4 yields the protein MTAHKIENIRNFSIVAHIDHGKSTLADRLIQETGTLAARDMVEQVLDSMDIERERGITIKAQTVRLNYKAKDGKDYVLNLMDTPGHVDFAYEVSRSLKACEGSLLVVDASQGVEAQTLANVYQAIDAGHEIVPVLNKIDLPAAEPDRIKEQIEEVIGLDASGAVLISAKTGIGIPDVLEAIVTRLPPPNGDETAPLKALLVDSWYDAYLGVVVLVRIFDGTLKKGQKIKMMAADAHYEVDKIGVFRPKMQDVAALGPGEVGFITAQIKQVADTRVGDTITDDKKPTAEALPGFKPAQPVVFCGLFPVDAADFEDLRAAIGKLRLNDASFSYEMETSAALGFGFRCGFLGLLHLEIIQERLQREFDLDLIATAPSVIYKITLTNGDEIELHNPADMPDVVKIEEIKEPWIRATILTPDDYLGSVLKLCQDRRGVQVDLNYVGKRAMAVYDLPLNEVVFDFYDRLKSISKGYASFDYQITDYRAGDLVKMSILVNSEPVDALSMLVHRTRADGRGRQMCEKLKELIPPHMFQVPIQAAIGGKIIARETVRAFRKDVTAKCYGGDVTRKRKLLEKQKEGKKKMRQFGRVEIPQEAFIAALKMEE
- a CDS encoding type II toxin-antitoxin system Phd/YefM family antitoxin; the protein is MRTTSYSDLRKNLAATLDRVTEDHEPVVITRDKGKPAAVLISLEDFASYEETSYLLQSPRNAERLRAAIQELDAGRGNERKLVE
- a CDS encoding Txe/YoeB family addiction module toxin, which gives rise to MKLVFSEQAWADYLYWQGQDKKTLERINTLIKECARTPFEGLGKPEPLRGDLRGWWSRRIDREHRLVYRVEDGALLIAQCRYHY
- a CDS encoding DMT family transporter, which codes for MDLALLALFASLVTAICQSVTDLGTKAATRTADDRAILAAQWVAGALLLIVACFVLYPGLLVAPRETLASLTRPGFWTLLVWSGALNVVAYVLYIRAFRLSDASLVAPLVLLTPVLMLFTSPIMTGEHAPPMGIFGVLFTVLGVGLLDADRANGRRFNFHVFARDKGARMMIGTAVIWSVTANIDKLGVRASTPLIWIAAVTIVISLCALLYWLAGRRPAPSLSALRYAIGAGSAMAFGNTLQMWALTVLFTPYVIAIKRLSALFTVLASGRVLKEESSGRLLGAAVMLLGAVMIALARE
- a CDS encoding class I SAM-dependent methyltransferase — protein: MSALQENPFTGPLAAEYDVLRLMCPNAATLAKKIGERVAEWRSEAGPIDGFEIGCGTGISTLAALSARGDLKLTAIDSAGEMLDQARTNLADYALAGRVKFIDADALTALRALPDAGMDVVISNYAVHNFPDGYRKSVVCEIFRVLKPGGIFVNGDRYAMDDPAAHLADTQAVVRDWFKIFTKMNRLDLLEDWIVHLLSDESPQHIMYFEPALEQLRAAGFAPVAVEFRDGVDTLVTATKPGA
- a CDS encoding glutamate-5-semialdehyde dehydrogenase, which produces MQALRGEPQAGGADATLSDSFVALGRAARAAARAAALASTDAKNKALRVAAGEIRRQSNAILAANALDVADAEARGTAASFLDRLTLDPARVEAIARGLEEIADLPDPVGRVLARFDRPNGLKIERVSTPLGVIGVIYESRPNVTADAGALCLKAGNAAILRGGSESLRSSAAIHACLVAGLKAAGLPEAAISLVATADRAAVGAMLAGLDGNIDVIVPRGGKSLVARVQHEARVPVFAHLEGIVHVFVHKDADLDMAKRVLLNAKMRRTGICGAAETLLVDKACAATHLQPLVSMLIDSGCEVRGDAAAQAADARVKPAAEDDWRAEYLDAIIAARVVDGLAGAIEHIETYGSHHTDCIITRDEAAAQRFMNEVDSAIVLHNASTQFADGGEFGFGAEIGIATGRMHARGPVGVEQLTSFKYRVYGDGQVRG
- a CDS encoding nicotinate-nucleotide adenylyltransferase; this encodes MIPRLPPHALGMRIGLFGGSFDPPHDGHALVSRLALTRLKLDRLWWIVSPGNPLKDASELPSIEARIAAAKKILHDPRVAFTGFEAEIGARFTCDTLDYLRLHCPGVRFVWIMGADNLLQFHRWRRWQDIARTTPIAVIDRPGATLKAANAKAAVYFKSARIPEREAGMLAVTPPPAIVYLHGPRLERSSTELRAGTRS
- the rimO gene encoding 30S ribosomal protein S12 methylthiotransferase RimO, which translates into the protein MQEQQRPFSAAPRVSFVSLGCPKALVDSERIVTRLRAEGYELSRSHAGADVVIVNTCGFLDSAKAESLEAIGAALNENGKVIVTGCMGAEPEAITARFPQVLAITGPQQYESVVEAVHRAAAPAHDPFVDLLPEQGVKLTPRHYAYLKISEGCDNSCAFCIIPHLRGPLVSRPAADVLREAEKLARAGVKELLVISQDTSAYGRDIRYAESKFGDRSVRARFLDLARELGDLGLWVRLHYVYPYPHVDEVMPLMAEGKILPYLDIPFQHAAPNVLKAMKRPANDEKTLARIRAWRDACPDLALRSTFIVGFPGETDADFDYLLDWLEEAEIDRAGAFKYEPVSGAPAEALGLPAVPDEVKETRWKRFMAKQQAISARLMKRKVGKRLSIIIDEPGGGPSGALAKGRTKADAPQIDGAAFVASRRPLRAGDIVTAKIERAEAYDVYGAAT